A window of Chitinophaga sp. MM2321 contains these coding sequences:
- a CDS encoding glycoside hydrolase family 65 protein has product MKSHIKTDEWNIIEEGFDAALNKYAESIFSLGNGCMGQRANFEEAYTGSSLQGNYIAGVYYTDKTRVGWWKNGYPEYAAKVLNAANWIGIDIQIGTETLDLHQCNISSFKRVLHMKEGYLERTFTATLKDGREISVKAIRFCSIADDTAGAIRYGITPLNFDGDITFTPFIDGDIRNQDANYDEKFWEETAKESDNESAYLTMRTKKTNFDVCTGMYFSVAGNVTINSTPVERTKFIGRKFTVHAQKGVETVFYKYAVNISGENTSADKLLSIAKSTIKNITAKGFDQLLREQANAWEEKWKESDIVIEGDVKAQQAIRFNIFQLNQTYTGRDPHLNIGPKGFTGEKYGGATHWDTEAYCVPFYLATADPSVTKNLLLYRYHQLDKAIENARKLGFNNGAALYPMVTMNGEECHNEWEITFEEIHRNGAVAFAIYNYVRYTGDETYLVDYGLEVLTGIARFWSQRVNWSEARNKYVMLGITGPNEYENNVNNNWYTNTIAAWCLEYALETIETVKQAAPQQFMLLVQKLDFKEAAETDRWKHIIDNMYYPVEETLDIYLQQDGYMDKEQILVKDLPETDRPLNQQWSWDRILRSCYIKQADVLQGIYFFEDRYDIDTIRRNFEFYEPRTVHESSLSPCVHAILAAKLGKEQQAYEFYLRTGRLDLDDYNNDTDDGLHITSMAGTWMSVVEGFAGMRVHNGQLHFNPFLPEKWASFSFNIIFRGAVLNIRITKTGVHISNLSGKETDIYVYGRLYEQSSVIHPVHA; this is encoded by the coding sequence ATGAAGAGCCATATTAAGACAGACGAATGGAATATCATTGAAGAAGGATTTGATGCCGCATTGAATAAATATGCGGAAAGCATTTTCAGCCTGGGCAACGGCTGTATGGGACAACGGGCCAATTTTGAGGAAGCTTATACTGGCAGCAGTTTGCAGGGCAACTACATAGCAGGTGTATATTACACAGATAAAACCCGGGTAGGCTGGTGGAAAAACGGCTACCCGGAGTATGCGGCCAAAGTATTGAACGCCGCTAACTGGATAGGAATTGATATACAGATCGGTACAGAAACATTAGACCTGCATCAGTGCAACATCAGCAGCTTTAAACGCGTGCTTCATATGAAGGAAGGTTACCTGGAAAGAACTTTCACGGCGACCTTAAAGGATGGGAGAGAGATATCGGTGAAGGCTATACGTTTTTGTAGCATAGCAGACGATACAGCGGGGGCCATCCGTTATGGGATTACCCCGCTGAATTTTGATGGTGATATTACCTTTACACCTTTTATTGATGGCGATATCAGGAACCAGGATGCCAACTATGACGAAAAATTCTGGGAAGAAACAGCAAAGGAAAGCGACAACGAAAGTGCGTACCTCACCATGCGCACGAAGAAAACAAATTTCGATGTTTGTACCGGGATGTATTTTAGTGTAGCCGGGAACGTTACCATAAACAGCACACCTGTTGAAAGAACAAAATTCATCGGCAGGAAGTTTACCGTACACGCTCAAAAGGGCGTTGAAACAGTGTTCTATAAGTATGCGGTCAACATCTCCGGGGAAAATACTTCGGCAGATAAACTGTTATCAATCGCTAAATCAACTATTAAGAATATCACCGCTAAAGGTTTTGACCAGCTGCTGCGCGAGCAGGCCAATGCCTGGGAAGAAAAATGGAAGGAAAGCGATATTGTGATTGAAGGAGATGTGAAAGCACAGCAAGCCATCCGGTTTAATATTTTTCAGCTGAACCAAACCTATACGGGCCGGGATCCTCATCTGAATATCGGCCCGAAAGGTTTTACCGGTGAGAAATACGGTGGCGCCACACACTGGGACACGGAAGCATATTGTGTTCCTTTTTACCTGGCCACTGCTGACCCTAGTGTTACCAAAAATCTGTTGCTTTACCGGTACCATCAACTGGACAAGGCCATTGAAAATGCCCGTAAACTGGGCTTTAATAACGGTGCTGCCCTGTACCCGATGGTGACCATGAATGGTGAAGAATGCCATAACGAATGGGAAATCACTTTTGAAGAGATTCACCGGAACGGCGCAGTTGCATTTGCTATCTATAATTATGTCCGCTACACCGGCGACGAAACATACCTGGTGGATTACGGCCTGGAAGTACTGACAGGCATCGCCCGTTTCTGGAGTCAGCGGGTAAACTGGAGCGAGGCGCGCAACAAATATGTGATGCTGGGCATAACAGGCCCCAACGAATATGAAAACAATGTTAATAATAACTGGTACACCAATACAATCGCCGCATGGTGCCTGGAATATGCACTTGAAACGATTGAAACGGTAAAACAAGCGGCCCCGCAGCAGTTTATGCTGCTGGTACAAAAACTTGATTTTAAAGAAGCCGCAGAAACCGACAGGTGGAAACATATCATTGACAATATGTATTATCCGGTAGAGGAAACACTGGATATCTATCTGCAACAGGATGGCTACATGGATAAAGAACAGATCCTGGTAAAAGACCTGCCGGAAACAGACCGGCCATTGAACCAGCAATGGAGCTGGGACCGTATTCTAAGATCCTGCTACATTAAACAGGCCGATGTATTACAGGGGATTTATTTTTTTGAAGATAGATATGATATAGATACCATTCGCCGGAACTTTGAATTTTACGAACCAAGAACGGTACATGAAAGCTCGTTGTCACCCTGTGTACACGCCATTTTAGCTGCAAAACTGGGAAAAGAACAACAGGCATACGAATTCTATTTACGCACCGGTCGCCTGGACCTGGATGATTACAATAATGATACGGATGATGGCTTGCACATCACCTCTATGGCTGGCACCTGGATGAGTGTGGTGGAGGGTTTTGCAGGAATGCGGGTACATAACGGACAGTTACATTTTAATCCTTTCCTGCCGGAAAAATGGGCGTCATTCTCCTTTAATATTATCTTCAGGGGTGCGGTACTTAACATCCGTATAACAAAAACAGGGGTGCATATCAGTAACCTTTCCGGTAAAGAAACCGATATTTATGTATACGGACGGTTATATGAACAATCATCCGTTATTCATCCTGTGCATGCATGA
- a CDS encoding SusC/RagA family TonB-linked outer membrane protein — protein sequence MKKNYHRKYGLLCMFMLSVLIASAQTGRISGRAFGEEQQSLPGVTILLEGTNLGASSGSNGEFTINGIKPGTYTVRAQYIGYVTQSTAITVKEGDNHLDFNLENEASALNEVVVIGYGTQRKKDLTGAIATVTAADFNPGSITSPQQLISGKVAGVQVISSGGAPGAGSTIRIRAGASLNSSNDPLIVIDGVPLDNKGVAGLSNPLSVVNPNDIESFSILKDASAAAIYGSRASNGVIIITTKKGLAGGKLKVNINSLQSVSQKTGILDVLSADQYRTALTQYLDQTEADPAARQAKLGLMGNANTNWQNEIYQTAFKTDNTVSLSGGIKGLPYRLSLGYLNEAGILKTSDFDRVSGALNLSPKFFDNHLSVNANFKGTMTKSRFANTGAIGAAAAFNPTLPVYAAPYDPSQPESATNTNLGGYTEWVDNKGVPLQLAGKNPVSMLEQERNNANANRSIGNLQLDYKFHFLPELRANLNVGYDVSKSDGTDILPPTLAAAYTLKGTSSHYWQNRKNKLLDFYFNYVKDITSISSRIDVTAGYAYQDWIIDEPAIVIVSGIGNDPARNPTKTQNTLISYFGRVNYTFKDKYVLTGTIRTDGSSRFAPENRWGIFPSGAIAWDIKQESFLKESNALSQLKLRIGYGKTGQQDVTSNDYPYLAGYNKSDDATTYPMGGVYYNMLRPNAYDQHIKWEETNTFNTGIDFGFMDGRISGSVDYFIRKTNNLISRVVTATGSNFSNFILTNVGDMENKGIEFNLNATPVKTATVNWDLNFNLTHYDNKITNLTLSGKDDPTSPGTPAGATSFTGTSLQYHKVGYAPYTYYIQKQLYDAKGKPIEGSYADINGNGTSEETDFYHHKSPNPTLLLGLSSNLAYKKLSLGFTMRANLGAYNYNSVAANTGYGDALSFANFLANASGSINKTNFLHNRQTSDYYIENASFLRMDNLNLAYHFGKIGKQVDLTLSANVQNLFVVTGYSGLDPEVSNGIDNNFYPRPRIYSLGINLGL from the coding sequence ATGAAAAAAAACTACCACAGGAAGTATGGATTGCTATGCATGTTTATGCTGTCCGTACTGATAGCATCTGCTCAAACCGGGCGTATCAGCGGCCGTGCTTTTGGAGAGGAACAACAGAGTTTACCTGGTGTCACCATTTTATTGGAAGGCACTAATCTGGGCGCTTCTTCCGGCTCAAACGGCGAGTTTACCATCAACGGTATAAAACCCGGTACCTATACTGTCAGGGCACAGTATATTGGTTATGTCACACAAAGTACAGCGATTACAGTAAAGGAAGGAGACAATCATCTTGATTTCAACTTAGAAAATGAAGCCTCCGCTTTAAATGAAGTGGTGGTAATTGGCTATGGTACCCAACGGAAAAAAGACCTGACAGGGGCCATTGCTACCGTTACCGCAGCCGATTTTAATCCAGGCTCTATTACTTCACCGCAGCAGTTAATATCCGGTAAAGTAGCTGGTGTGCAGGTCATTTCAAGTGGCGGCGCACCCGGCGCAGGTAGTACCATCCGTATCAGGGCCGGTGCTTCCCTGAATTCCAGTAACGATCCGCTGATCGTGATTGATGGGGTACCGTTAGATAACAAAGGTGTCGCCGGTTTAAGCAACCCGCTAAGTGTTGTTAATCCAAATGACATCGAATCTTTCAGTATTCTAAAAGATGCTTCCGCAGCCGCCATCTATGGCAGCAGGGCCTCTAATGGGGTGATCATCATCACCACCAAAAAAGGTCTGGCTGGTGGCAAATTGAAAGTAAATATTAATTCATTACAGTCTGTATCGCAGAAAACCGGTATACTGGATGTACTGTCAGCCGATCAATACAGAACCGCTTTAACGCAGTACCTCGATCAGACAGAAGCCGATCCTGCTGCAAGGCAGGCGAAACTGGGCCTGATGGGCAACGCCAATACCAACTGGCAGAATGAAATATACCAGACTGCCTTCAAAACCGATAATACAGTGAGCCTCAGCGGTGGCATCAAAGGATTGCCTTACCGTTTGTCGCTCGGTTATCTGAACGAGGCCGGTATTTTAAAAACATCCGATTTCGACCGGGTATCCGGCGCTTTAAACCTGAGTCCCAAATTTTTTGATAATCATTTAAGCGTAAATGCCAATTTTAAAGGAACAATGACCAAATCCCGTTTCGCCAATACCGGCGCTATCGGTGCTGCGGCAGCCTTTAATCCCACCTTACCGGTGTACGCAGCTCCTTATGATCCTTCCCAACCGGAATCAGCTACCAATACTAACCTGGGCGGCTATACGGAATGGGTAGACAATAAAGGCGTTCCCCTTCAACTGGCGGGTAAAAACCCCGTAAGCATGCTGGAACAGGAGCGTAACAATGCTAACGCCAACCGAAGCATCGGAAATCTGCAACTGGATTATAAGTTTCATTTTCTGCCTGAGTTGCGTGCTAATCTGAATGTGGGCTATGATGTATCAAAAAGTGATGGAACAGATATCCTGCCTCCCACACTGGCAGCTGCCTACACACTCAAAGGAACTTCTTCCCACTACTGGCAGAACAGGAAAAATAAATTACTCGATTTCTACTTTAACTATGTTAAAGATATTACCAGCATCAGCAGCAGAATTGATGTTACCGCTGGATACGCCTACCAGGACTGGATTATAGATGAACCTGCCATCGTAATTGTAAGTGGCATTGGCAACGATCCGGCACGTAATCCTACCAAAACACAAAATACCCTGATTTCTTATTTCGGGCGCGTAAATTATACGTTTAAAGATAAGTATGTATTAACCGGTACCATACGGACAGATGGTTCTTCCAGGTTCGCACCGGAAAACCGCTGGGGTATTTTCCCTTCCGGCGCAATTGCCTGGGATATCAAACAGGAGTCTTTCCTGAAAGAATCCAATGCGCTGTCGCAGTTGAAACTGAGAATTGGTTATGGTAAAACCGGTCAACAGGATGTAACCTCCAATGATTATCCTTACTTAGCCGGGTACAACAAAAGTGATGATGCCACTACATATCCAATGGGTGGTGTTTATTATAATATGCTGCGCCCTAATGCATATGATCAGCATATTAAATGGGAAGAAACCAACACCTTTAATACCGGAATTGACTTTGGCTTTATGGATGGCAGAATCAGTGGTAGCGTGGATTACTTTATCCGCAAAACAAATAACCTGATCAGCAGGGTGGTTACCGCTACCGGCTCCAACTTCTCCAATTTCATATTAACGAATGTGGGTGATATGGAAAATAAAGGGATAGAATTTAACCTGAACGCTACGCCTGTAAAAACGGCAACAGTTAATTGGGACCTGAATTTTAACCTGACCCATTATGATAACAAGATCACCAATCTTACTTTATCAGGAAAAGACGATCCAACTTCTCCGGGTACACCAGCCGGCGCCACCAGTTTTACCGGCACCAGTCTGCAATATCATAAAGTGGGCTATGCACCGTATACCTACTACATACAAAAACAATTGTACGATGCCAAAGGAAAACCCATCGAAGGCTCTTATGCAGATATAAACGGTAATGGTACATCGGAGGAAACGGATTTTTATCACCATAAATCTCCCAATCCAACATTACTGCTGGGACTGAGTTCCAACCTGGCCTATAAGAAGCTGAGTCTTGGATTTACCATGCGTGCCAACCTGGGCGCCTACAACTACAACAGTGTAGCCGCCAATACCGGTTATGGTGATGCACTTTCTTTCGCCAACTTCCTGGCGAATGCATCGGGTAGCATTAATAAAACCAATTTTTTACATAACAGGCAGACATCAGATTATTATATAGAGAATGCATCTTTCCTGCGCATGGATAATCTTAACCTGGCTTATCATTTTGGTAAGATAGGTAAGCAGGTGGATCTGACCCTCTCTGCCAACGTACAGAATTTATTCGTTGTTACCGGTTATTCCGGTCTTGATCCTGAAGTGTCTAATGGTATTGATAATAACTTTTATCCCAGGCCACGAATTTATTCATTAGGTATTAACCTTGGTTTATAA
- a CDS encoding AraC family transcriptional regulator: MLKASCEVLNPTNGQSFLLRRFNKSAFDAPYHFHTEYELTTILEGKGKRFIGNHMTDYEEGDLILLGPKLPHCWKLNQDTHKQQVGSAIVVQFTNDFMGEGFFDKAEFVNIKNLLQNSSCGISFSSKTQQLIQQQLLKLAEQPNNFRIFIGLMDILQSLAVTTDYHLLDTQSTIAERSTSEQERINAVYAYLVEHFREQVSLEKVAAIAHMTPSAFCKYFKKITRKTFMETVIHYRLNYATQQLIQTDKSISEISFDSGFGDVSHFYKMFRSKMQLSPLHYRKKFMDNIHDD; encoded by the coding sequence ATGCTAAAAGCGTCTTGTGAAGTACTGAATCCGACAAACGGACAATCTTTTTTACTGCGGAGATTTAATAAATCGGCCTTTGATGCACCTTATCATTTTCATACAGAATATGAACTCACTACTATTTTAGAAGGCAAAGGCAAACGCTTTATCGGTAACCATATGACCGATTATGAAGAAGGGGATCTTATTTTATTGGGCCCCAAGCTTCCTCATTGCTGGAAACTTAACCAGGACACCCACAAACAGCAGGTAGGCAGCGCCATTGTTGTACAGTTTACCAATGATTTTATGGGAGAAGGATTTTTTGATAAAGCAGAATTTGTTAATATCAAAAATCTCCTGCAAAACAGCAGCTGCGGAATAAGCTTTAGTAGTAAAACACAACAATTAATACAACAGCAACTACTTAAACTGGCGGAACAGCCCAATAATTTCAGGATATTTATCGGCTTGATGGATATCCTGCAAAGTCTTGCTGTTACTACTGATTACCACCTGCTGGATACGCAAAGTACCATTGCAGAACGCTCTACATCTGAACAGGAAAGGATCAATGCCGTATATGCATATCTCGTAGAGCATTTCAGGGAACAGGTATCCCTGGAAAAAGTAGCTGCGATTGCACATATGACACCCAGCGCCTTTTGTAAATATTTTAAGAAGATAACCCGTAAGACCTTTATGGAAACGGTTATTCATTATCGCCTCAATTACGCTACGCAGCAATTGATACAAACCGATAAATCCATATCGGAAATCTCATTCGACAGTGGCTTTGGCGATGTTTCTCATTTTTATAAAATGTTCCGGTCAAAAATGCAGTTAAGTCCGCTGCATTACCGCAAAAAATTCATGGACAATATACACGACGACTGA
- the pgmB gene encoding beta-phosphoglucomutase gives MKINNSTIQLKACIFDLDGVLVDTAIYHYKAWKKMANQLGFDFTEKQNESLKGISRDESLKLILEWGGLSIPPHTMAELAEQKNNWYTAMISTMTPQEVLPGAIALLTAVRENGIKTALGSVSKNAGLILEHTGLARFFDAIVDGNMGLTSKPDPAVFLKGAELLQEAPVNCLVFEDAVAGVKAALTAGMKVIGVGEEAVLKDADLVVKDLSEITLEEIRNHYHIIAADSLS, from the coding sequence ATGAAGATAAATAATTCCACGATACAACTAAAGGCATGCATTTTTGATCTGGATGGTGTATTAGTTGATACTGCTATATATCATTATAAAGCATGGAAAAAAATGGCCAACCAGCTTGGCTTCGATTTTACGGAAAAACAGAATGAATCCTTAAAAGGCATCAGTCGCGACGAATCTTTGAAATTGATACTGGAATGGGGCGGACTTTCAATACCACCGCATACGATGGCGGAACTGGCGGAACAAAAAAACAACTGGTACACCGCTATGATCAGTACCATGACGCCGCAGGAGGTGTTGCCGGGTGCAATAGCCTTGCTTACCGCAGTACGCGAAAACGGCATAAAAACAGCTTTGGGTTCAGTCAGTAAAAATGCAGGGCTGATATTAGAACATACAGGACTCGCCCGTTTTTTTGATGCAATCGTAGACGGCAATATGGGATTGACATCCAAACCCGATCCGGCAGTTTTTTTAAAAGGCGCGGAGTTATTACAGGAAGCACCGGTTAATTGCCTGGTATTTGAAGATGCGGTGGCTGGGGTGAAAGCGGCACTGACAGCAGGAATGAAGGTAATAGGGGTAGGAGAGGAAGCGGTACTGAAAGATGCGGACCTGGTGGTAAAAGATCTTTCAGAAATAACCCTGGAAGAGATTAGGAATCATTACCATATTATAGCTGCAGACAGTTTGTCATGA
- a CDS encoding RagB/SusD family nutrient uptake outer membrane protein produces MKRNNINSFLLSLVLLLLASSCSKDLDRKPFYDITTASVFTDFSNYKELIAKAYGGLALTGQVTGDGNADIGGVDVGYLRGYWQMQELSTDEARIAWNDQYLLPMHGLDWTSQNLLLGAMYNRIYLQVMYCNEFLRQTTDTKLKDNGITGDNAVTVKRYRAEMRFLRAYSYWHAIDMFGNVPFVTEEDPVGAFFPKQTSRKDLFNYVEAELKAIDEDLADARTNEYPRVDKAAAWMLLAKLYLNAEVYTGAPRYTDAITYCNKITAAGYTLEPKFQHLFLADNDKITSEIIFRIAQDGIHSKTYNGTTFLVHAAVGGSMDAVNDFGIDGGWYGLRTTKNIVNLFADITGNTDSRAMFHPDGQNLEMNSIANFADGYPVTKWRNVTSTGAGGSDKVFVDTDFPVFRLGDVYLMYAEAVLRGGTGGSAATALEYVNRLRERAYGNTSGNVKTEQLTLDFMLDERGRELMWEGQRRTDLIRFGKYTGANYVWPWKGNTKDGKGVESYRTIFPLPAADMIANPNLVQNQGYN; encoded by the coding sequence ATGAAACGAAACAATATCAATAGCTTTTTATTATCACTGGTGCTGTTGCTGCTGGCTTCTTCCTGTTCAAAGGATCTTGACCGTAAACCTTTTTACGATATTACCACAGCAAGTGTGTTCACTGATTTCAGTAATTACAAGGAGTTAATAGCGAAAGCCTATGGAGGGCTGGCGCTGACAGGCCAGGTGACCGGAGACGGTAACGCTGATATAGGTGGGGTAGATGTGGGTTATTTAAGGGGTTACTGGCAAATGCAGGAACTCAGTACAGATGAAGCCCGCATCGCCTGGAATGACCAGTATTTATTACCTATGCACGGACTGGACTGGACATCGCAAAACCTGTTGCTGGGCGCCATGTACAACCGTATTTATTTGCAGGTAATGTATTGCAACGAGTTTCTGCGTCAGACAACAGATACAAAACTGAAGGACAACGGTATTACAGGAGACAATGCCGTTACTGTTAAAAGATACCGTGCTGAAATGCGTTTTTTACGTGCCTACAGCTACTGGCATGCGATAGACATGTTTGGGAATGTACCTTTTGTGACGGAAGAAGATCCGGTAGGCGCCTTTTTCCCGAAACAAACCAGCCGCAAAGACCTGTTCAACTACGTGGAAGCTGAGCTGAAAGCAATAGATGAAGACCTGGCAGATGCACGTACCAATGAATATCCCCGTGTTGATAAAGCCGCCGCATGGATGCTGCTGGCAAAATTATATCTTAACGCGGAAGTATATACGGGCGCACCACGGTATACCGATGCCATCACCTATTGCAATAAAATAACCGCCGCGGGATATACCCTGGAACCCAAGTTCCAGCACCTTTTCCTGGCAGATAATGATAAAATAACATCCGAGATTATTTTCAGAATAGCACAGGATGGTATTCACTCAAAAACATATAATGGTACCACCTTCCTGGTGCATGCAGCAGTGGGCGGGAGCATGGATGCCGTCAATGATTTCGGTATTGATGGCGGATGGTACGGTTTGCGCACCACCAAGAATATCGTAAACCTCTTTGCGGATATCACTGGTAATACAGATAGCCGCGCCATGTTCCACCCCGACGGTCAAAACCTGGAAATGAACAGTATTGCCAATTTCGCGGACGGATATCCTGTTACGAAATGGCGGAATGTAACGTCAACAGGCGCCGGCGGATCAGATAAAGTTTTTGTGGATACAGACTTCCCCGTGTTCCGCCTGGGAGATGTATACCTGATGTATGCAGAAGCTGTGCTGCGTGGCGGTACAGGAGGCAGTGCTGCTACTGCCCTGGAGTATGTCAATCGTTTAAGGGAGCGCGCCTATGGCAACACTTCCGGTAACGTTAAAACAGAACAGCTTACACTCGATTTTATGCTGGATGAACGTGGACGTGAACTGATGTGGGAAGGACAACGTCGTACAGACCTGATCCGCTTTGGAAAATATACCGGCGCCAATTATGTATGGCCCTGGAAAGGAAATACCAAAGACGGAAAAGGAGTGGAATCTTACCGCACCATTTTCCCGTTACCAGCCGCAGATATGATCGCCAATCCAAACCTGGTGCAGAACCAGGGTTATAATTAA
- a CDS encoding phytanoyl-CoA dioxygenase family protein has protein sequence MNNNTTTLPDLNNFINISDDQTQQFSRDGHIFIPGILSKEEVAAYRDVIVEAADKYNSETRKLADRDTYGKAFLQIMNLWRNDERVKKFILAKRFGKIAADLLGVKNVRIYHDQALFKEPGGGPTPWHQDQNYWPLDTNKTITMWMPLVDLADADMGMLTFASGSQIKGNVFDHVISDESEDAFDNYVKDNGFAISRPSSMKAGDATWHHGYTIHNAPGNTSQTRREVITIIYYADGATISQPKHKWQENDLEKWLLGKAVGTLADSELNPTIL, from the coding sequence ATGAATAACAATACAACCACGTTACCGGATCTGAACAATTTTATTAACATTTCAGATGATCAAACCCAGCAATTTTCCAGGGACGGACACATTTTTATTCCTGGAATACTTAGTAAGGAGGAAGTAGCAGCCTACCGCGATGTAATTGTTGAAGCAGCGGATAAGTATAACAGCGAAACCAGGAAACTAGCTGACCGTGATACTTATGGTAAAGCGTTTTTGCAGATCATGAATCTCTGGCGCAACGACGAACGGGTGAAAAAATTCATATTGGCCAAACGTTTTGGTAAAATAGCCGCAGATCTTTTAGGCGTTAAAAATGTTCGTATTTATCACGATCAGGCACTGTTCAAGGAACCGGGCGGTGGTCCTACTCCCTGGCACCAGGATCAGAACTACTGGCCGTTGGATACCAACAAAACAATTACCATGTGGATGCCGTTGGTAGATTTAGCGGATGCAGATATGGGCATGCTCACTTTTGCCTCCGGCTCTCAGATAAAAGGTAATGTGTTTGATCATGTTATTTCTGATGAATCAGAAGATGCTTTTGATAATTATGTAAAAGATAATGGTTTTGCTATTTCAAGGCCATCATCCATGAAAGCAGGTGATGCTACCTGGCATCATGGATACACCATTCACAATGCACCGGGCAATACATCACAAACAAGGCGCGAAGTGATTACGATTATTTATTATGCAGACGGCGCTACTATCAGTCAGCCGAAGCATAAATGGCAGGAAAATGATCTGGAGAAATGGTTGTTGGGAAAGGCTGTCGGTACGCTGGCAGATTCGGAACTGAATCCGACCATATTATAA
- a CDS encoding MFS transporter yields the protein MIVKKPALSTIRIWNMSLGFLGIQFGFALQTGNASRILQTFGAEVEHLPLFWLAAPITGMIIQPLIGYYSDRTWTWLGRRRPFFLFGAFLAALSLILMPNSSVFAVLLPPVLIGAGMLMLMDASFNIAMEPFRALIADNLPESQYSKGFSIQTFLISIGAILGSLFPYLLANYFGIAKTAPQGEIPDNVLYSFYAGAVLMLLTLLWTVVTTKEYTPQERAAFHPAEKNIPERKGVLSIFTDFGKMPHTMAQLGLVQFFSWFGLFAMWIYMTPAVVEHVYKLAPGDTVSVKYADAGNWVGILFGIYNTVAAVYALFLPAIARLTSKKVAHAISLVAGGVGLLSIYFIDDPRLLIISMIGVGLAWGSILAMPYAILSTAIPAKKMGVYMGIFNFFITLPQMVIGFFGGMLIKNMFHNQAIYALVLAGIFMLCGALSVIFIREKNKSEVAPEAAVIAPTQSL from the coding sequence ATGATAGTTAAAAAGCCTGCTTTATCGACGATCCGGATTTGGAATATGAGCCTGGGCTTTTTAGGCATACAGTTTGGCTTCGCCCTGCAAACGGGAAATGCTTCCCGTATACTGCAAACCTTTGGCGCTGAAGTGGAACACCTGCCGTTATTCTGGCTGGCAGCGCCCATCACAGGGATGATCATACAGCCGTTGATAGGATATTACAGTGACCGCACCTGGACATGGCTGGGCAGACGCAGGCCCTTCTTTTTGTTCGGCGCATTTTTAGCGGCCCTCTCTTTGATATTGATGCCCAATTCTTCCGTATTTGCGGTGCTATTACCACCGGTATTAATCGGCGCCGGTATGCTCATGCTCATGGATGCTTCTTTTAATATTGCCATGGAGCCATTCCGTGCACTGATAGCAGATAATTTACCGGAAAGTCAGTATAGTAAAGGATTCTCAATACAAACTTTTTTAATCAGTATCGGTGCTATTTTAGGTTCTTTATTTCCTTATTTACTGGCCAACTATTTTGGTATTGCCAAAACAGCACCGCAGGGAGAGATACCCGATAACGTGCTTTACTCGTTTTATGCAGGTGCGGTATTGATGTTGCTTACGTTGTTGTGGACCGTTGTTACCACGAAGGAGTATACGCCGCAGGAACGTGCTGCATTTCATCCGGCAGAAAAAAATATCCCTGAAAGAAAGGGCGTATTATCCATATTCACCGACTTTGGGAAAATGCCCCATACCATGGCGCAGTTAGGACTGGTGCAGTTTTTTTCCTGGTTCGGGTTATTTGCCATGTGGATCTACATGACACCCGCTGTGGTAGAACATGTATATAAATTAGCACCGGGAGATACCGTTTCCGTAAAGTATGCGGATGCCGGTAACTGGGTCGGTATATTATTCGGTATCTATAATACGGTGGCGGCAGTGTATGCCCTTTTCCTGCCTGCCATAGCCAGGCTCACCAGCAAAAAAGTGGCGCATGCTATTTCTTTGGTGGCCGGCGGCGTGGGCTTGTTATCTATTTATTTTATTGATGATCCCCGTTTGCTGATCATTTCCATGATAGGCGTAGGGCTGGCGTGGGGAAGCATTCTGGCAATGCCGTATGCTATTTTATCCACGGCTATTCCGGCAAAAAAAATGGGTGTATACATGGGCATCTTCAATTTCTTTATCACACTGCCACAAATGGTGATCGGATTTTTTGGTGGCATGCTCATCAAAAATATGTTTCATAACCAGGCTATTTATGCACTGGTATTGGCGGGCATCTTTATGCTTTGCGGTGCCTTGTCTGTTATATTTATCAGGGAGAAGAATAAAAGTGAGGTCGCTCCTGAAGCGGCGGTAATTGCACCGACGCAATCATTATAA